Proteins encoded together in one Coffea arabica cultivar ET-39 chromosome 2c, Coffea Arabica ET-39 HiFi, whole genome shotgun sequence window:
- the LOC113722788 gene encoding ankyrin repeat-containing protein BDA1, with the protein MDRRLIEAAQTGNVQDLQNLIKEYALLLRAAPLAGSETPLHIACIGGHTDFVKEVLKLRPEFAEELNQDGFSPLHIASGNGDIQIVKELLQVNCFLCLIKGKERRIPLHYAAIKGRIHVIDELLSACSESVGYVTGRGETILHLALKNNQFEAFEFLVQYLIRSNNWEILNKKDHQGDTILHLAVSRKQYEVIDFMLDKNVFHEGRVEVNSLNKRGFTPIDSLLSEGGDREIEDMLKAAGARAAADLQSPQNGALSDNLVVTTQSPSPFQSRRARAQSPSEKLLHYFKFDKLRDSPNEVRNTLLVLAVLIATATYQAVLSPPGGVWQDDSLPSQGTGTDATSTKPHKAGEAVMGTHNKISYGLFLIFNSIGFFMSTYMINVLIAGFPLQMELQVSLFALLVTYDTSMATISPDKDITLWFTIVSIVLPMLIPIATMIMRNHCKLQKFRLPCTSRATD; encoded by the exons ATGGATAGGAGGCTCATCGAAGCTGCTCAGACAGGAAATGTTCAAGACTTGCAAAATCTCATTAAAGAGTATGCCCTTCTACTCAGGGCTGCTCCATTGGCAGGTTCCGAGACTCCATTGCACATAGCTTGCATAGGAGGCCATACTGATTTTGTGAAAGAAGTTTTAAAGTTGAGGCCGGAGTTTGCTGAAGAGCTCAACCAGGATGGATTTAGCCCCTTGCATATTGCATCAGGTAATGGGGATATACAAATTGTGAAAGAGCTTTTGCAGGTAAATTGCTTTCTGTGCCTGATCAAGGGAAAAGAGAGACGAATCCCGCTTCATTATGCTGCTATTAAAGGCAGGATTCATGTCATCGACGAACTGCTTTCTGCTTGCTCCGAGTCAGTTGGGTATGTGACTGGAAGAGGTGAGACAATCCTTCATTTGGCTTTAAAGAACAACCAATTCGAAGCCTTTGAATTCTTGGTACAGTACCTGATACGGTCAAACAATTGGGAGATCTTGAATAAGAAGGACCATCAGGGTGACACCATTTTGCATCTTGCTGTCTCGAGAAAGCAGTATGAG GTAATCGATTTCATGCTCGACAAAAATGTTTTTCATGAGGGCAGAGTGGAGGTCAACTCGTTGAACAAGAGAGGTTTTACGCCTATTGATAGCTTACTGTCTGAAGGGGGTGATAGAGAAATAGAGGATATGCTCAAAGCAGCTGGGGCTAGAGCGGCGGCAGACTTGCAGTCACCTCAAAATGGAGCATTATCTGATAATTTGGTCGTCACAACTCAGAGTCCATCACCTTTCCAGTCAAGGAGAGCGCGTGCTCAATCTCCCTCAGAGAAGTTGCTACACTATTTCAAGTTTGACAAGCTTAGAGATTCTCCAAATGAAGTGCGAAACACATTGCTTGTGTTAGCTGTGTTAATTGCAACAGCAACATATCAAGCTGTGCTTAGTCCACCCGGTGGCGTTTGGCAAGACGACTCTTTGCCTAGTCAAGGTACAGGCACAGACGCCACATCCACCAAACCCCACAAAGCTGGAGAAGCAGTAATGGGCACTCACAATAAGATTTCTTATGgtctttttctgatttttaatTCAATTGGATTTTTTATGTCCACTTACATGATAAACGTTCTCATTGCTGGATTTCCCTTACAAATGGAGTTGCAAGTCTCTCTTTTTGCGCTTTTGGTAACTTATGATACTTCCATGGCTACAATATCACCAGATAAGGACATCACTTTGTGGTTCACTATTGTATCCATAGTTCTGCCGATGTTGATACCTATAGCAACGATGATAATGAGGAATCATTGCAAGTTACAAAAGTTTAGACTACCATGCACAAGCCGTGCAACTGATTGA
- the LOC113722804 gene encoding ankyrin repeat-containing protein BDA1-like: protein MDWRLIEAAQTGNVQDLHNLIKENPLLLRSAPLAVSETPLHIACIGGHIDYVKEVLHLRPEFAEELNQDGFSPLHIASGNGDIQIVKELLQVNCFLCLIKGRERRIPLHYAAIKGRIHVIHELLSACAESVGYVTGRGETILHLALKNNQFEAFEFLVQYLLRSNNGEILNKKDHQGESILHLAVSRKQYEVIDFMLDKNVFHEGRVEVNLLNKRGFTPIDSLLSEGGDREIEEMLKATGARRAADLQPSQSGASSYNLAVITQSTPATQSRRVRAQSPSEKLLNYFKFDKLRDSPNEVRNTLLVLAVLIATATYQAVLSPPGGVWQDDYLPSQGTGTNATSTKPHKAGEAVMGTHRKTSYGLFLIFNSIGFFMSTYMINVLTAGFPLRMELLVSLFALLATYDTSMAAISPDKDITLWFTILSAVLPVLIPIVTKIMRNHCKLQKFRLPCTSPATD from the exons ATGGATTGGAGGCTCATCGAAGCTGCGCAGACAGGAAATGTTCAAGACTTGCATAATCTCATAAAAGAGAATCCCCTCCTACTCAGGTCAGCTCCATTGGCAGTTTCTGAGACTCCGTTGCACATAGCTTGCATAGGAGGCCACATTGATTATGTGAAAGAGGTTTTACATTTAAGGCCGGAGTTTGCTGAAGAGCTCAACCAGGATGGATTTAGCCCCTTGCATATTGCATCAGGTAATGGGGACATACAAATTGTGAAAGAGCTTTTGCAGGTAAATTGCTTTCTGTGCCTGATCAAGGGAAGAGAGAGGCGAATCCCTCTTCATTATGCTGCGATTAAAGGCAGGATTCATGTCATCCACGAACTGCTTTCTGCTTGTGCCGAGTCAGTTGGGTATGTGACTGGACGAGGTGAGACAATCCTTCATTTGGCTTTAAAGAACAACCAATTCGAAGCCTTTGAATTCTTGGTACAGTACCTGTTACGGTCAAACAATGGGGAGATCTTGAATAAGAAGGACCATCAGGGTGAGTCCATTTTGCATCTTGCTGTCTCGAGAAAGCAGTATGAG GTAATCGATTTCATGCTCGACAAAAATGTTTTTCATGAGGGCAGAGTTGAGGTCAACTTGTTGAACAAGAGGGGTTTTACGCCTATTGATAGCTTATTATCTGAAGGGGGCGATAGAGAAATAGAGGAAATGCTTAAAGCAACTGGGGCTAGAAGGGCAGCAGACTTGCAGCCGTCTCAAAGTGGAGCATCATCCTATAATTTGGCTGTCATAACTCAGAGTACACCAGCTACTCAGTCAAGGAGAGTGCGTGCTCAATCTCCCTCAGAAAAGTTGCTAAACTACTTCAAGTTTGACAAGCTTAGAGATTCTCCAAATGAAGTGCGAAACACATTACTTGTGTTAGCTGTATTAATTGCAACAGCAACATATCAAGCTGTGCTTAGTCCACCCGGTGGCGTTTGGCAAGACGACTATTTGCCTAGTCAAGGTACAGGCACAAACGCCACATCCACCAAACCCCACAAAGCTGGAGAAGCAGTAATGGGCACTCACCGCAAGACTTCTTACGgtctttttctgatttttaatTCAATTGGATTTTTTATGTCCACTTACATGATAAACGTTCTCACTGCTGGATTTCCCTTAAGAATGGAGTTGCTAGTCTCTCTTTTTGCGCTTTTGGCAACTTATGATACTTCCATGGCTGCAATATCACCAGATAAGGACATCACTTTGTGGTTCACCATTCTATCCGCAGTTCTGCCGGTGTTGATACCTATAGTAACCAAGATAATGAGGAATCATTGCAAGTTACAAAAGTTTAGACTACCATGCACAAGCCCTGCAACTGATTGA
- the LOC113724088 gene encoding uncharacterized protein: MESTKLVIEASREGDTEILNKLLQENPSLLDDVAFGNPPESVLHVAIKGGHVRFVIELMKHNKKLAREFDRGGFRPLDIAAIMGNVEMVKQILRLDPGLCLLKGKGQRTALHYAASKGNVEVIDELLSTCPDCLKDVTFSQETALHLALKCYQFEAFKVLVKWLEINKLQSIINWPDFNGNTVLHIAASTKQHESIELLLICKGICATIKVNAKNFKGVTAADILDIVMESPDDFHSRQLILQHAGENHSISFVSQAKHQQNIADHQSQPSKDWFNYFKFQIQRESPSDTRNVLLVVAALIATVTFQAGVTPPSSILDMSNQPNDENQAGPPPASILPPLRQRNPVAVSGIAAASAIFGSHATSYLFLFSNSLGLTASLSIIIYLTRGFPFQRELLICVFAMMFSYGFSVSGILKGQKQEKEMAGYILLTVAFLLPFLIRWLPTWGKMAWKKCARRRFFKVNILPVDN, encoded by the exons ATGGAGAGTACAAAATTGGTTATTGAAGCTTCTCGCGAGGGAGATACTGAGATACTAAACAAACTGCTTCAAGAAAATCCATCCCTTCTTGATGATGTTGCATTTGGTAATCCTCCGGAGTCTGTTCTACATGTTGCAATTAAAGGTGGACATGTTAGATTTGTGATTGAGCTTATGAAGCACAACAAGAAGCTGGCTAGAGAATTTGACAGAGGTGGTTTTCGGCCACTAGATATAGCTGCAATCATGGGGAACGTCGAAATGGTGAAACAAATTCTGAGGTTGGATCCTGGATTATGTCTTCTCAAAGGAAAAGGCCAAAGAACAGCTCTCCACTATGCTGCTAGTAAAGGGAACGTTGAGGTTATAGATGAATTACTTTCCACCTGCCCTGATTGCCTTAAAGATGTCACATTTAGTCAGGAAACTGCACTTCACCTGGCTCTAAAATGCTACCAATTTGAAGCATTTAAAGTTTTAGTCAAGTGGCTTGAGATTAACAAACTGCAATCAATCATAAATTGGCCTGATTTCAATGGAAACACTGTTTTGCATATTGCTGCTTCAACAAAGCAACATGAG TCCATAGAATTGCTACTCATCTGCAAAGGCATCTGTGCAACCATCAAGGTGAATGCCAAGAACTTTAAGGGGGTGACAGCTGCTGATATTCTTGATATTGTGATGGAAAGTCCCGATGATTTTCATTCAAGACAATTGATCTTACAACATGCAGGTGAGAATCATTCAATAAGTTTTGTTTCTCAGGCCAAACATCAACAAAATATAGCTGATCATCAGTCACAACCATCGAAGGACTGGTTCAACTACTTCAAATTCCAGATTCAAAGAGAATCCCCAAGCGATACGCGCAATGTACTATTAGTAGTTGCTGCCCTGATAGCCACAGTAACCTTTCAGGCGGGGGTAACCCCTCCATCCAGCATCTTAGATATGTCTAACCAGCCAAATGATGAGAATCAAGCTGGTCCGCCACCAGCATCTATTTTACCTCCGCTTAGACAGCGTAATCCTGTAGCTGTTTCTGGTATTGCTGCGGCCTCAGCAATCTTTGGCTCACATGCTACTTCATACTTATTCTTGTTTTCGAATTCCTTGGGCCTCACAGCATCGCTAAGCATCATAATTTATCTCACCAGAGGATTTCCATTCCAAAGAGAGCTTCTGATATGTGTATTTGCTATGATGTTTAGTTATGGCTTTTCAGTAAGTGGTATTCTCAAAGGACAGAAACAGGAAAAAGAGATGGCAGGCTATATCCTTCTAACAGTTGCCTTCTTGTTACCATTTCTAATCCGATGGCTACCAACCTGGGGTAAAATGGCTTGGAAGAAGTGTGCTAgaagaagatttttcaaagtaAACATCTTGCCTGTTGACAATTGA